In Alkalihalobacillus sp. FSL W8-0930, a single window of DNA contains:
- the ilvC gene encoding ketol-acid reductoisomerase produces the protein MAKVYYNGDVNEGLLQGKTVAIIGYGSQGHAHALNLRESGVQVVVGLRQGKSWDKAAEDGFDVQTVRDASAQADLIMILLPDEYQPTIYKNEIEPELTEGKALVFAHGFNIHFNQIVPPSNVDVFLVAPKGPGHLVRRTFEEGAGVPGLIAVFQDATGQAKETALAYAKQIGAARAGVLETTFKEETETDLFGEQAVLCGGTAALVKAGFETLTEAGYQPEVAYFECLHELKLIVDLMYEGGLETMRYSISDTAQWGDFQAGPRIVTDETKKAMKGILSDIQTGKFAKGWILENQANRPEYTAINEAEKNHPIEVVGRELREMMPFVKGKSKGVVGSAKN, from the coding sequence ATGGCAAAAGTATATTACAACGGTGATGTAAATGAAGGACTACTACAAGGAAAAACAGTTGCAATCATTGGATATGGTTCACAAGGTCATGCACACGCATTAAACCTTCGCGAAAGCGGTGTTCAAGTAGTTGTTGGATTACGCCAAGGGAAATCATGGGATAAAGCAGCAGAAGATGGATTTGATGTTCAAACGGTAAGAGATGCGTCAGCACAAGCTGATCTAATCATGATCCTTCTTCCAGATGAGTACCAACCAACGATCTACAAAAACGAAATCGAGCCAGAGCTAACAGAAGGAAAAGCACTTGTATTTGCTCATGGTTTTAACATTCACTTTAACCAAATCGTTCCACCATCTAACGTAGATGTATTCTTAGTAGCTCCAAAAGGTCCAGGACATCTAGTTCGTCGTACATTTGAAGAAGGCGCAGGCGTTCCAGGACTAATCGCTGTATTCCAAGATGCAACAGGTCAAGCAAAAGAGACAGCTCTTGCTTATGCAAAACAAATCGGTGCTGCTCGAGCAGGTGTGCTTGAAACTACATTTAAAGAAGAAACGGAAACGGATCTATTCGGTGAGCAAGCCGTATTATGCGGTGGTACAGCTGCCCTTGTAAAAGCTGGGTTCGAAACGTTAACTGAAGCTGGGTACCAGCCGGAAGTTGCCTACTTTGAATGTTTACATGAATTAAAACTAATCGTTGATCTAATGTATGAAGGTGGACTTGAAACGATGCGCTATTCAATCTCTGATACAGCTCAATGGGGAGACTTCCAAGCTGGACCTCGTATCGTAACAGACGAAACGAAAAAAGCAATGAAAGGTATTCTGTCTGACATCCAAACAGGTAAGTTTGCAAAAGGATGGATCCTTGAGAACCAAGCAAATCGTCCTGAGTATACAGCAATTAATGAAGCTGAGAAAAATCATCCAATTGAAGTAGTAGGTCGTGAGCTTCGTGAAATGATGCCGTTTGTGAAAGGCAAATCAAAAGGAGTGGTGGGCAGTGCGAAAAATTAA
- the ilvN gene encoding acetolactate synthase small subunit yields MKRTISTLVNNSSGVLNRITGLFARRHYNIESITVGVTENPSVSRMTFVVVVDTMNNIEQVLKQLHKQVDVLKVKDITDESIIARELALIKIVAFPEQRGEIAALVNTFRAQTIDIGRESMTLQVVGDHEKVEALIDLLRPYGIKELARTGETALSRSSKKVLADPNRLSLIN; encoded by the coding sequence ATGAAGCGAACCATTTCTACACTTGTAAACAATAGCTCAGGTGTGTTAAACCGAATCACTGGATTGTTTGCAAGAAGACACTACAACATTGAGAGTATTACCGTTGGTGTAACGGAAAACCCTTCCGTATCAAGAATGACTTTTGTTGTTGTGGTGGACACGATGAATAACATCGAACAGGTATTAAAACAGCTCCATAAGCAGGTTGATGTCTTAAAGGTAAAGGACATCACCGATGAGTCAATTATCGCCAGGGAGCTTGCTCTCATTAAAATTGTTGCCTTTCCCGAACAACGTGGTGAAATTGCTGCTCTTGTAAACACGTTCCGTGCTCAAACGATTGATATTGGGCGTGAGAGCATGACGCTCCAAGTGGTCGGTGACCATGAAAAGGTTGAGGCGCTTATTGATCTCCTTCGTCCGTATGGTATTAAGGAGCTCGCCAGAACAGGGGAGACAGCACTAAGTCGTAGTTCTAAAAAAGTCTTAGCTGATCCAAACAGACTTAGCTTAATTAACTAA
- the ilvB gene encoding acetolactate synthase large subunit, translating into MSTKTKKQELVVNIENQEAPKVLSGSGMLIEALAKENVEVIFGYPGGAILPTYDEIYKTGIRHILARHEQGAIHAAEGYARVSGKPGVCVVTSGPGATNVVTGIADAMIDSLPLVVITGQVAKTVIGTDAFQEADMLGITMPITKHNFQVRSVEEFPRIIKEAFHIATTGRPGPVLIDLPKDVSQDSGLFDYSGDVNLPGYQPTVIPNRQQIRKLAEAVTQAKKPVILAGAGILHAKASEYLYEYVEQQQIPVVNTLLGLGNFPGNHELHLGMAGMHGTYAANMALHEADLLINIGARFDDRLTGKLDFFAPNATIAHIDVDPAEIGKNIETQIPVVGDAKEALKMLIAEQGEQADHADWKASLQLKKTDFPLWYKQEDETIKPQHLIEKIYQKTKGEAIVTTDVGQHQMWSAQFYKFDKPNRWVTSGGLGTMGFGFPAAIGAQIAEPQSTVVSIIGDAGFQMTLQEMSILQELNLPVKIVIVNNASLGMVRQWQQLFHGERYSNSLFPIQPDFVKLAEAYSIKAMKVEELKDMESAIEEMLAHDGPVLMDCRVAQEENVYPMICPGKGHHEMEGIRP; encoded by the coding sequence ATGTCAACGAAAACAAAAAAACAGGAGCTTGTTGTGAACATTGAGAACCAAGAGGCACCAAAAGTACTATCGGGTTCAGGAATGCTGATTGAAGCATTAGCAAAAGAGAACGTTGAAGTCATCTTTGGTTATCCAGGAGGAGCCATTCTTCCAACCTATGATGAAATCTATAAAACGGGCATTCGTCATATTTTAGCAAGGCATGAACAAGGGGCCATCCATGCGGCAGAAGGATATGCGAGAGTTTCTGGAAAGCCGGGAGTATGTGTTGTTACCTCCGGGCCAGGAGCGACAAATGTCGTAACCGGAATTGCGGATGCGATGATTGACTCTCTTCCACTTGTTGTCATTACGGGCCAAGTAGCAAAAACAGTGATTGGAACAGACGCTTTCCAAGAAGCGGATATGCTAGGGATTACGATGCCAATTACAAAGCATAATTTTCAAGTAAGATCTGTTGAAGAGTTTCCGAGAATCATTAAAGAAGCTTTCCATATTGCGACTACGGGAAGACCGGGTCCAGTCCTAATTGATTTACCGAAAGATGTGTCGCAAGATTCTGGGTTATTTGACTACAGTGGAGATGTGAATTTACCGGGTTACCAACCAACTGTTATTCCAAATCGCCAACAAATTCGTAAGCTTGCAGAAGCCGTTACCCAAGCGAAGAAGCCGGTTATCTTAGCAGGAGCAGGGATCCTTCATGCTAAAGCAAGCGAGTATTTATATGAATACGTGGAACAACAGCAAATTCCAGTTGTGAACACACTACTTGGTTTAGGGAACTTCCCAGGGAACCATGAATTGCATTTAGGGATGGCTGGAATGCACGGTACGTATGCCGCCAATATGGCGCTTCATGAAGCAGACTTATTAATCAACATTGGCGCTCGTTTTGATGACCGTCTTACTGGTAAATTAGATTTTTTTGCTCCGAATGCTACGATTGCGCACATTGATGTAGATCCAGCAGAAATCGGCAAAAATATTGAAACGCAGATTCCAGTTGTAGGAGATGCAAAAGAAGCACTTAAGATGTTAATCGCTGAGCAAGGCGAACAAGCAGATCACGCAGATTGGAAGGCCAGTCTGCAGCTAAAGAAAACAGACTTTCCACTTTGGTATAAGCAAGAGGATGAAACGATCAAACCACAGCATTTGATTGAAAAGATCTATCAAAAAACAAAAGGGGAAGCAATCGTGACCACGGACGTTGGTCAGCATCAAATGTGGTCAGCACAGTTCTATAAATTTGATAAGCCCAATCGCTGGGTGACATCAGGTGGACTTGGAACAATGGGCTTTGGTTTTCCGGCAGCGATTGGTGCTCAGATTGCTGAACCCCAATCAACCGTTGTATCCATCATCGGTGATGCTGGATTCCAGATGACGCTGCAGGAAATGTCCATTTTACAAGAGCTTAACTTGCCAGTGAAAATTGTCATCGTGAATAATGCATCGCTTGGAATGGTTCGCCAGTGGCAACAGCTTTTCCATGGAGAGCGTTATTCAAATTCGCTTTTCCCGATCCAGCCTGATTTCGTAAAACTGGCGGAGGCATACTCCATTAAAGCGATGAAAGTGGAAGAGTTAAAGGATATGGAGTCAGCGATTGAAGAAATGCTTGCACACGATGGTCCGGTCTTGATGGACTGTAGAGTGGCTCAGGAAGAAAATGTTTATCCAATGATTTGTCCAGGTAAAGGGCATCACGAAATGGAGGGGATTAGACCATGA
- the ilvD gene encoding dihydroxy-acid dehydratase yields the protein MRSNMIKKGIDRAPHRSLLRAAGVREEDMDKPFIGVCNSYIDIIPGHMHLNKFAEVAKEAIIEAGGIPFEFNTIGVDDGIAMGHIGMRYSLPSREIICDAAETVINAHWFDGVFYIPNCDKITPGMLMASVRTNVPSVFVSGGPMEAGRTKEGESLSLVSVFEGVGAFSSGKMTREELLEIEQQACPTCGSCSGMFTANSMNSLMEMLGLALPGNGTIVATSNKRHQLIKDAAKHLMNLIEKDIRPRDIVTQETIDDAFALDMAMGGSTNTVLHTLAIAHEAEVEYDLNRINEVAERIPYLSKISPASDYSMDDVHQAGGVSAIIKQLCEIEGAVHPDRITITGKSLYENVKDAEVTNNDVIRNKETAYSPVGGLSILFGNLAPDGAVIKVGAVDPSIQVFEGEAIVFESQEEAQEKINKGEVKEGHVVVIRSEGPKGGPGMPEMLAPTSAIQGRGLGTKVALITDGRFSGASRGISIGHISPEAAEGGPIAFVENGDTIKIDLPNRGIHLLVDEEELARRKVGWTEPEPKVKKGYLARYSKLVTSANTGGVMKI from the coding sequence ATGAGAAGTAATATGATCAAAAAAGGAATCGATCGTGCACCTCACAGAAGCTTACTTCGAGCAGCGGGTGTTAGAGAAGAGGATATGGACAAACCGTTTATCGGAGTCTGTAATTCATATATTGATATTATTCCCGGGCACATGCATTTAAATAAATTTGCAGAGGTTGCCAAGGAAGCGATTATCGAAGCAGGTGGAATTCCATTTGAATTCAACACGATTGGTGTAGATGATGGAATTGCCATGGGACATATCGGAATGAGATATTCCCTACCAAGTCGCGAGATTATCTGCGATGCGGCTGAAACGGTCATTAACGCTCACTGGTTTGATGGAGTGTTCTACATTCCAAACTGTGACAAGATTACACCGGGAATGTTAATGGCGTCCGTTCGAACGAACGTACCGTCAGTCTTTGTATCAGGTGGACCGATGGAAGCGGGTCGAACAAAAGAGGGCGAGAGTCTTTCCCTTGTTTCAGTATTTGAAGGAGTAGGAGCTTTTTCTTCCGGGAAAATGACACGAGAAGAGCTGCTTGAAATTGAACAGCAAGCTTGTCCGACATGTGGCTCCTGTTCGGGAATGTTTACAGCAAACTCCATGAACTCATTAATGGAAATGCTGGGACTTGCACTTCCGGGTAACGGAACCATTGTAGCAACGTCCAATAAGCGTCACCAATTAATCAAAGATGCTGCTAAACACCTAATGAACTTAATTGAAAAAGATATTCGTCCACGTGATATCGTTACTCAAGAAACAATTGATGATGCATTTGCCCTTGATATGGCAATGGGTGGATCAACGAATACGGTTCTTCATACATTAGCAATCGCTCATGAAGCGGAAGTAGAATATGATCTTAACCGAATTAATGAAGTGGCAGAGCGAATTCCTTACTTGAGTAAGATTAGCCCGGCGTCTGACTATTCGATGGATGATGTTCATCAAGCTGGTGGCGTAAGCGCCATTATCAAACAACTCTGTGAAATCGAAGGGGCCGTTCACCCGGATCGAATTACGATCACTGGGAAAAGCCTCTATGAAAATGTGAAAGACGCAGAAGTAACAAATAATGATGTGATACGAAACAAAGAGACAGCATATAGTCCAGTGGGAGGGTTATCCATTTTATTTGGAAACCTTGCACCAGATGGAGCTGTTATCAAAGTGGGTGCCGTTGATCCTTCAATCCAAGTATTTGAAGGCGAAGCGATTGTCTTTGAATCTCAAGAAGAAGCACAAGAGAAGATTAACAAAGGTGAAGTAAAAGAAGGACATGTGGTTGTCATTCGAAGTGAAGGACCTAAGGGTGGACCGGGAATGCCGGAAATGCTCGCACCAACCTCAGCTATTCAAGGTCGAGGACTTGGGACAAAGGTTGCTTTAATTACAGATGGCCGATTCTCAGGCGCATCACGAGGAATCTCGATTGGACATATTTCTCCAGAAGCTGCCGAGGGTGGACCGATTGCCTTTGTTGAAAATGGAGATACGATCAAGATTGATCTTCCGAATAGAGGCATTCATTTATTGGTAGATGAAGAAGAGCTAGCTCGCCGCAAGGTTGGCTGGACAGAGCCAGAACCAAAAGTGAAAAAAGGCTATCTAGCCCGTTACTCGAAACTAGTAACCTCTGCTAATACAGGCGGAGTCATGAAAATATAA
- a CDS encoding metallophosphoesterase: MKALIISDSHGWTDELKQLLDRKRQDVDKIFHCGDSELEPEKGPLAGVIGVKGNCDMGQPFPEEWIEETNYGRMYFTHGHLFQVKSHLNAFMLRAEEVGAKVASFGHTHVATCFEEKGIVFINPGSIRLPSGSRDQTYCICELTEQEIKVTYYTYDDQEMPELGGTFKR; this comes from the coding sequence ATGAAAGCTTTGATCATAAGTGATAGTCACGGTTGGACTGATGAGCTTAAACAACTACTTGATCGGAAACGACAAGACGTAGATAAGATCTTTCATTGCGGAGATTCAGAGCTTGAACCAGAGAAAGGACCACTTGCTGGAGTGATAGGTGTAAAAGGGAATTGCGATATGGGGCAGCCTTTCCCCGAAGAGTGGATCGAAGAAACGAATTATGGACGGATGTACTTTACACACGGACACTTATTCCAAGTAAAAAGTCATTTAAATGCGTTTATGCTTCGAGCCGAGGAAGTAGGCGCTAAAGTGGCCTCATTCGGCCACACACATGTTGCCACATGCTTTGAGGAGAAAGGAATTGTCTTCATCAACCCTGGCAGCATCCGCTTACCATCAGGAAGTAGAGACCAAACCTATTGCATCTGTGAACTAACAGAACAAGAAATTAAGGTCACCTACTACACGTATGACGATCAAGAAATGCCAGAGCTCGGTGGAACGTTTAAGAGGTAG
- a CDS encoding XTP/dITP diphosphatase has protein sequence MATELIIATTNKGKINEFKQLLEGEGTIVKSLLDYPTISDIPETGVTFHENAAIKAETLSKLLNRTVIADDSGLEVDALNGEPGVYSARYAGEQKDDQANIDKVLLELQDVPEGQRTARFVCVMAVAQPDEETIFFKGQFEGAIATSRSGENGFGYDPIFYVPPLGKTAAELTSDEKNERSHRGKAIQELLKYKNLFNL, from the coding sequence ATGGCAACTGAACTAATCATTGCGACAACCAATAAAGGAAAAATCAACGAGTTTAAGCAACTGCTTGAGGGGGAAGGAACGATTGTAAAGTCGTTGCTTGATTACCCAACCATTTCAGATATCCCTGAAACGGGCGTGACCTTTCATGAAAATGCAGCTATCAAAGCAGAAACACTTTCTAAGCTACTTAATCGCACGGTCATTGCCGATGATTCAGGGTTAGAAGTAGATGCTCTAAACGGTGAGCCGGGTGTGTACTCTGCAAGGTACGCAGGAGAGCAAAAGGATGATCAGGCGAATATCGATAAGGTGCTTCTAGAATTACAAGATGTCCCGGAAGGTCAACGAACGGCACGATTTGTCTGTGTGATGGCTGTTGCTCAGCCAGACGAAGAAACGATTTTCTTTAAAGGTCAATTTGAGGGTGCCATTGCAACAAGTCGTTCAGGAGAGAATGGCTTTGGTTATGACCCAATCTTTTATGTTCCCCCACTCGGAAAGACGGCGGCGGAGCTAACATCCGATGAAAAAAATGAACGCAGCCATAGAGGCAAAGCCATACAGGAGCTACTTAAATATAAAAATTTATTTAACTTGTAA